The genomic segment ATATGGTTGTGCCCCGGAGACGATTATTGTGGGTATTACACCTTCCGCTGAAAAATGTTGCTATGAAGTCGGTTCTGAATTGGTTCGGGAATTTACTTCATTTCCTCAGAATTTATTTATTAATAGAAACAACAGAATATTTTTTGATTTGAAAGGAGCTATAAAACATCAATTATTGTCTCTGAGAGTTCAGCCAGAAAACATTGAAAGCATAAATATCTGCACGATTTGCAGCGAAAATTTCTATTCTTTTCGCCGGGAAAAAGAAAACGCCGGCCGCTTCGCTCTACTGGCCTGGCTTGATAAGTGTTAGGAGATAAGAGATAAGTGTTATGTCATGCTGAGCCTGCTTGCCGCGCTGAAGCTTTAGCGTAGGTGGGACGAAGCATGACGGACAATAACAAAACAAAGAGTCACCGTTCGTCAAGCTCAAACGTTTTAACCGCACTTACCCACTTTGCTTGATTCATTCGCCTCTCTCCGCAAGCGGAGAAAGGCTTGAACAGGGATGCTCTTACCCTCTCCATTTATGGAGAGGGTGCCCCGAAGGGGCGGGTGAGGCGAATTTTAAATATCAACTTGCTTAATATTTCAAATTCTGATATTTTATTTTCGTGAATTTATACTAAGAAGGAGGTAATTTATGGCTTACAAAGTTACAAATGATTGTACCAATTGCGGAGTGTGCGAAAGCGAATGTCCTGCTCAGGCTATTTCTGAAAAAGATAATAAAAGAGTAATCGATGAAGATATTTGTACCGAATGCGGAATTTGCGCAGACAGCTGTCCAGCGGGCGCTATTGTTATGGGGTAATGCCGAGAATGTTTTGACTCAAGAAAGCAGCAAGTGTTGTTTTTGAGTCAATTATTTTGTTAGATTTAATTAATTTTAAAAGCTCTCGAAAAGAGAGCTTTTTAGTTTCTACAAATTCATTGCTGTCCAGATGAATTTTGTTGGTAAAGACTAAATCTGTACCTAAAAATAAAGTTATAAATCCCGTGGAATATCCTTCCACATGAGCGTAGGTTATCAGTTTTTTCAGTTTTCCCGGCCTGTAACCGGTTTCTTCCTCACATTCCCTTTTCGCGGCATGGTTTAGGGTTTCACCTTTATCTACCAGACCGGCCGGAATTTCCAGAATGGTTTTGCCTATTGCCGGCCTGTGCTGTCTTACAAGATAAACGTTCCCTTCATTATCAACCGGAAGCACGGCTACAGCGTTGCGGACCTCGACAATTTCTCTGGCTGCTTTTTTGCCATTTGGTAAAACAATATGATAACGGTACAGGTTCAAATATGAACCTTGATAAACAAGCTCTTTTTTTAACAGTTTTTCATGAAGAGGGTCATTAGAGGACATTAAATACATATTATCATATAAATTCTTTTATCCATAAATTGGAATTTTTGGTAAAATACCAATATGGCTTTTGAATATATTCGTAAAATACCGGAAGTAACCGACATTCTCAAGGAAATGCCGCTATCCCCTGAATTGCAAAAAATAAAAGCCCAGAGGGACCGGGAAATAAAAGATATTTTTACTCAAAAAAGTAATAAACTCCTGATAATTATCGGACCATGTTCAGCCCATGACGAAGAAGCGGTCTGTGATTACAATGCCAAGCTGGGCAAGCTTCAACAAAGGGTAAATGACAGGTTGGTCCTGGTACCCCGCATATATACCAATAAACCTCGGACAACCGGAGAAGGTTATAAAGGAATGGCCCACCAGCCCAGGCATCAGGAAGAGCCGAATATGGTTGAAGGCCTGAAAGCAATCCGCAGGATGCATATACGGTCCTTGAAAGAGTCGGGACTGGCCGCAGCGGATGAAATGCTTTATCCGGAAAATTATCCGTATCTGGCCGATGTTTTAAGTTATGTGGCCATCGGCGCCAGGTCTGTGGAAAATCAGAAACATCGCCTTACAGTAAGCGGGCTGGATATCCCTGTCGGTATGAAAAATCCTACCAGCGGCGACTTTGACGTAATGTTGAATTCTGTTAAAGCCGCGCAACTTTCTCATGTTTTTTCCTATAACGGCTGGGAAGTGAAAACCAGCGGCAATCCGCTGGCGCATTGTGTTTTACGCGGGGCCATGGACCATTTCGGCCAACACATACCTAATTACCATTATGAAGATTTGATTATTCTGGCGGAAATGTATTTGAAACGTTCCTTAAAAAATCCAGCGGTCATAGTGGATACAAACCATTCCAATTCCGGCAAGAAATGCAATGAACAACCGAGAATAGCACTGGAAGTATTGCGCAGCATGAACCATTCCGGTGTCCTGAAAAATCTGGTCAAAGGTTTTATGATTGAAAGTTTTCTGGTAGAAGGCGCTCAAAAAGCCAATGAAAACATTTATGGCAAATCTATTACCGATCCTTGCCTGGGTTGGGAATCGTCAGAAAAATTAGTACTGGAAATTGCCGATATGGTATAGTTTAACTCACCCTTCGCTAAAAGAAGGGCTGGGGATGAGTTTATGAAATCAACAAAAACCTATCTCTTAAAAATTACCGGTTTAGTGCAAGGTGTGGGCTTCCGTCCATTTATCTATAAGCTTGCCGGAAAAATGGCATTAACGGGCCGGGTAGAGAATAGAAATGACGGAGTTTACATCAAGGTTCAGGGGTCAGATAGCGCGTTTCAAAAAT from the Candidatus Margulisiibacteriota bacterium genome contains:
- a CDS encoding NUDIX hydrolase, whose translation is MSSNDPLHEKLLKKELVYQGSYLNLYRYHIVLPNGKKAAREIVEVRNAVAVLPVDNEGNVYLVRQHRPAIGKTILEIPAGLVDKGETLNHAAKRECEEETGYRPGKLKKLITYAHVEGYSTGFITLFLGTDLVFTNKIHLDSNEFVETKKLSFRELLKLIKSNKIIDSKTTLAAFLSQNILGITP
- a CDS encoding 4Fe-4S binding protein; the encoded protein is MAYKVTNDCTNCGVCESECPAQAISEKDNKRVIDEDICTECGICADSCPAGAIVMG
- a CDS encoding 3-deoxy-7-phosphoheptulonate synthase, producing MAFEYIRKIPEVTDILKEMPLSPELQKIKAQRDREIKDIFTQKSNKLLIIIGPCSAHDEEAVCDYNAKLGKLQQRVNDRLVLVPRIYTNKPRTTGEGYKGMAHQPRHQEEPNMVEGLKAIRRMHIRSLKESGLAAADEMLYPENYPYLADVLSYVAIGARSVENQKHRLTVSGLDIPVGMKNPTSGDFDVMLNSVKAAQLSHVFSYNGWEVKTSGNPLAHCVLRGAMDHFGQHIPNYHYEDLIILAEMYLKRSLKNPAVIVDTNHSNSGKKCNEQPRIALEVLRSMNHSGVLKNLVKGFMIESFLVEGAQKANENIYGKSITDPCLGWESSEKLVLEIADMV